A stretch of Pseudomonas sp. LS.1a DNA encodes these proteins:
- a CDS encoding amino acid ABC transporter permease — MNAHVFKPDMPPPVKTVGVLAWMRANLFSSWLNTLLTLFAIYLVWLIVPPLLQWALLDANWVGTTRADCTKEGACWVFVQQRFGQFMYGYYPAELRWRVDLTVWLAVLGTAPLFIKRFPRKAFYGLGFLVLYPVLAYTLLHGGVLGLENVATSQWGGLMLTLVIATVGIVGALPLGILLALGRRSKMPAVKVVCVTFIEFWRGVPLITVLFMSSVMLPLFLPEGMSFDKLLRAMIGVILFQSAYIAEVVRGGLQAIPKGQYEAAAAMGLGYWRAMGLVILPQALKLVIPGIVNTFIALFKDTSLVIIIGLFDLLNSVKQAAADPAWLGMATEGYVFAALVFWIFCFGMSRYSMHLERKLDTGHKR, encoded by the coding sequence GTGAATGCCCATGTTTTCAAACCCGATATGCCGCCACCGGTGAAAACCGTCGGCGTGCTCGCATGGATGCGTGCCAATCTGTTCTCCAGCTGGCTCAACACGCTGCTGACCCTGTTCGCCATCTATCTGGTGTGGCTGATCGTGCCGCCGTTGCTGCAGTGGGCGTTGCTTGACGCCAACTGGGTCGGCACCACCCGTGCCGACTGCACCAAGGAGGGCGCCTGCTGGGTGTTCGTGCAGCAGCGCTTCGGCCAGTTCATGTACGGCTACTACCCGGCCGAGCTGCGCTGGCGCGTGGACCTGACCGTGTGGCTTGCCGTGCTCGGCACCGCGCCACTGTTCATCAAGCGTTTCCCGCGCAAGGCCTTCTATGGCCTGGGCTTCCTGGTGCTGTACCCCGTGCTGGCCTACACCCTGCTGCACGGGGGCGTCCTGGGCCTGGAAAACGTAGCGACCAGCCAGTGGGGCGGGCTGATGCTGACCCTGGTGATCGCCACCGTGGGCATCGTCGGCGCCTTGCCGCTGGGCATCCTGCTGGCCCTGGGGCGGCGTTCGAAGATGCCGGCGGTGAAGGTGGTGTGCGTGACCTTCATCGAGTTCTGGCGCGGCGTGCCGTTGATCACGGTGCTGTTCATGTCGTCGGTGATGCTGCCTTTGTTCCTGCCCGAGGGCATGAGCTTCGACAAGCTGCTGCGGGCGATGATCGGCGTGATCCTGTTCCAGTCGGCGTACATCGCCGAGGTGGTGCGGGGCGGCCTGCAGGCCATCCCCAAGGGCCAGTACGAAGCCGCCGCGGCCATGGGCCTGGGTTACTGGCGGGCGATGGGCCTGGTGATTCTGCCGCAGGCGCTCAAGCTGGTGATCCCTGGCATCGTCAACACCTTCATTGCCCTGTTCAAGGACACCAGCCTGGTGATCATCATCGGCCTGTTCGACCTGCTGAACAGCGTCAAGCAAGCTGCCGCCGACCCGGCCTGGCTGGGCATGGCTACCGAGGGCTACGTGTTCGCCGCCCTGGTGTTCTGGATTTTCTGTTTCGGTATGTCCCGCTACTCCATGCATCTGGAGCGCAAGCTGGACACTGGCCACAAGCGTTAG
- the algW gene encoding Do family serine endopeptidase AlgW: MFKALRYFGWPLLTGLLIAMLIIQRFPEWVGLPSQDVNLQQAPQTSRIMQGPVSYADAVTLAAPAVVNLYTTKVVNKSAHPLFEDPQFRRFFGDNLPKQRRWESSLGSAVIMSPEGYLLTNNHVTSGADQIVVALKDGRETLARVIGSDPETDLAVLKIDLKSLPAITIGRSDNIHIGDVSLAIGNPFGVGQTVTMGIISATGRNQLGLNNYEDFIQTDAAINPGNSGGALVDANGNLIGINTAIFSKSGGSQGIGFAIPVKLALEVMKSIVEHGQVIRGWLGIEVQPLSQELAESFGMKDRPGIVVAGIFREGPAAKAGLQLGDVILSINGEPAGDGRKSMNQVARIKPNEKITIEVMRNGQQLKLIAEVGLRPPPAPAVAKEEEK; the protein is encoded by the coding sequence ATGTTCAAGGCTTTGCGTTACTTTGGCTGGCCCCTGCTTACCGGCCTACTGATCGCCATGCTGATCATCCAGCGCTTCCCGGAATGGGTCGGCCTGCCCAGCCAGGACGTCAACCTGCAGCAGGCACCGCAGACCTCGCGGATCATGCAAGGCCCGGTGTCCTACGCCGATGCCGTGACCCTGGCCGCCCCGGCGGTGGTCAACCTGTACACCACCAAGGTGGTGAACAAGAGCGCCCACCCGCTGTTCGAAGACCCGCAGTTCCGCCGTTTCTTCGGTGACAACCTGCCCAAGCAGCGCCGCTGGGAATCGAGCCTGGGCTCGGCGGTGATCATGAGCCCCGAGGGCTACCTGCTGACCAACAACCACGTCACCAGTGGCGCCGACCAGATCGTCGTCGCCCTGAAGGATGGCCGCGAAACCTTGGCCCGGGTGATTGGTAGCGACCCGGAAACCGACCTGGCGGTGCTGAAGATCGACCTGAAGAGCCTGCCAGCGATCACCATCGGCCGCTCCGACAACATTCACATCGGCGACGTGTCGCTGGCCATCGGCAACCCGTTCGGCGTCGGCCAGACCGTGACCATGGGCATCATCAGCGCCACCGGCCGCAACCAGCTGGGCCTGAACAACTACGAAGACTTCATCCAGACCGACGCGGCGATCAACCCGGGCAACTCCGGGGGTGCGCTGGTGGATGCCAACGGCAACCTGATCGGCATCAACACCGCGATCTTCTCCAAATCCGGTGGTTCGCAGGGCATCGGTTTTGCCATCCCGGTAAAACTGGCGCTGGAGGTGATGAAGTCGATCGTCGAGCACGGCCAGGTCATCCGTGGCTGGCTGGGCATCGAGGTACAGCCGCTGAGCCAGGAACTGGCCGAGTCGTTCGGCATGAAGGACCGCCCGGGCATCGTGGTGGCGGGAATCTTCCGCGAGGGGCCGGCGGCGAAGGCCGGGCTGCAGCTGGGTGACGTGATCCTGAGCATCAACGGCGAGCCAGCCGGCGACGGGCGCAAATCGATGAACCAGGTGGCGCGGATCAAGCCCAACGAGAAGATCACCATCGAGGTGATGCGCAATGGGCAGCAGTTGAAGCTGATCGCCGAGGTGGGGCTGCGGCCGCCACCGGCGCCGGCAGTCGCCAAAGAAGAAGAGAAGTAA
- a CDS encoding amino acid ABC transporter ATP-binding protein, protein MSEAIKQPAGPEGIIQMQGVNKWYGQFHVLKDINLNVRQGERIVLCGPSGSGKSTTIRCLNRLEEHQQGRIVVDGVELTNDLKQIEAIRREVGMVFQHFNLFPHLSILENCTLAPMWVRKMPRRKAEEIAMHYLERVRIPEQAHKYPGQLSGGQQQRVAIARALCMKPKIMLFDEPTSALDPEMVKEVLDTMVGLAEDGMTMLCVTHEMGFARTVANRVIFMDKGEIVEQAAPDDFFDRPRSDRTKLFLSQILH, encoded by the coding sequence ATGAGTGAAGCGATCAAGCAGCCTGCCGGCCCCGAAGGCATCATCCAGATGCAGGGCGTGAACAAGTGGTACGGCCAGTTCCATGTGCTCAAGGACATCAACCTGAACGTGCGCCAGGGCGAGCGCATCGTGCTGTGCGGGCCGTCCGGCTCGGGCAAGTCCACCACTATCCGTTGCCTCAACCGCCTGGAAGAGCACCAGCAGGGGCGCATTGTGGTCGATGGCGTGGAGCTGACCAACGATCTCAAGCAGATCGAGGCGATCCGCCGTGAGGTGGGCATGGTGTTCCAGCATTTCAACCTGTTCCCGCACCTGAGCATCCTGGAGAACTGCACCCTGGCACCGATGTGGGTGCGCAAGATGCCCCGGCGCAAGGCCGAGGAAATCGCCATGCATTACCTGGAGCGGGTGCGTATTCCGGAGCAGGCGCACAAGTACCCTGGGCAGTTGTCCGGTGGCCAGCAGCAGCGTGTGGCGATTGCCCGTGCGTTGTGCATGAAGCCGAAGATCATGCTGTTCGACGAACCGACCTCGGCGCTGGACCCGGAAATGGTCAAGGAAGTGCTCGATACCATGGTGGGCCTGGCCGAAGATGGCATGACCATGCTTTGCGTGACCCACGAGATGGGCTTTGCCCGGACCGTGGCGAACCGGGTGATCTTCATGGACAAGGGCGAGATCGTCGAGCAGGCGGCGCCGGATGACTTCTTCGACCGGCCGCGCAGTGACCGGACCAAGTTGTTCCTGAGCCAGATCCTGCATTGA